TGCGGGCCATGTCGGGCCGCCTCTCCAAGCAGGGAATCACCGGGCCACCTCCACGATAGGTCGTTGTTTTCTGGTTTCCAGCGGAAAAGGGGGCTCCGCGACGGGCACGGCCCGGTGTCCGCCGTCCCGGGGGCGGGCCGCGTGGCTCATTCCGCCGCCCGCAGCAGGTCGGCCCCGTCGGGTGAGCAGGACTGGACGAGTTCGCCGTGGGCCGGGCGCGGAATCGGGCGGGGCTTCAGGCCCGCCGCCGCTCGCAGGGCATCGGCGCGGCGGGCCACCTCCTGCTTGGCGGGGACCGCGCGGAAGGTGTCCGGGATCGCTTCGATGATCAGGCCGGCCTTTTCGGCCGCGTCGTACGCCTCCATCTCCTCGTTGCAGTGGAGGCACATTCCCTTGATCAGCGTCACGACGTTGTCGGGCTCCTCGCAGCCCATGCAGATCATCATGGCCCGGGTGGTGTGGACGGGGGCCTCGTACGGCTCGGGAGGCACTTTGCTCTCCGGTTGGGTGCGGGCGAGCGCGCCGGGGCTGTGCAGGGGATGCGGCAGGCCGCCGGTCAGCGCACGGGTGAGGTGGTCCGCCGTCGCGCCGCGTGCCGGCCAGCGGGCGGCGAGTGGTTCGAGTGCGGCGCACTCGGCGGCGGACAGGGGTCATACGGGGGTCGGTGCGCCCGAGCCGGGCCAAGGCGCGGTAGGCGGCGGAGGGTGCCTGGAACGCGGCGGGAGGGGACGCCGACGCGGGCACCACGAAGGCCGGAGCAGGCAGCGCAGGGGCCGGGGCGGACTCCACGGGGCCGGGGCGGGCGCCCGTACGGGCTCCTCCGGCGCACCGGCCGCCTCCGGATCAGGCGCCGCCAGGGCCACGGCGGCGTCCTCCCCCGCGTCCTCGACCGGGGTCGCGCCGCCGCGCCGACCTCGCTCAAGCTCGGTGAGGTCGATCCCGGCAAGGCCGTCCACGTACGCCCGCCACCAGTCGTCGTCCCTCGACGTCCGGGAGAAGTAGGTCCGCGTCACCCAACGGAAGCTGTCGTCCGCCACGCACAGGTGTTCCTTCACCAGCCGCAGATGGCCCTCGTACGAAAGGAACTTGAGCACCTTGGCGCACGCCTGCTGCCCGTAGTCGGCGATGTTCGCCGCGAGGGGCTTGTAGCCGATCGCGGCGCCCTCGGGCAGGCGGTCGATGTACGCGGCGATCGCCGCTTCCCTGGGGCGCAGATGTGCGAAGTCCGCTTTCCCGCGCGGGAATTGGCCGGGCGCGGAGCGCTTGCCGTAGCCGGACTTGGCCGAGGGATGGGCGGGCTCGCGCAGGGCAGCACTAAACTCTGGGGAATCCACGGTCGAAGCTCGATTCGATGCGTTGGTAGGCCCCGGGTCCGGTGTTGGTGCACCGCCGGGGCCGCTTAATGCCATGAACGCTAAACCGCCAATACGCGGCGAAGCAAGTTGACCACGGAAAGTAATATCAGCTCGTCAGTGGGGGTCCCGGGAGGAGGGTTGGTTCCCTCCCGGGACCCAACCCTCACTGAAAAAGGAGCTCGAAGCCCGAGGCTCAAGCTCCGGGACCACCTGCGGCAACGTCACGCATCGGCGGTCAGCCGTCCCCCCTCGGCCTCCGAGACCCCCGATACCGCCGATACCGCCGAAGGTCTCGTCGCGCGGCGGGCGGCGGCGGCCGGGCGCGCAGCTCGAACGAATGTCCTCAGCCGAGTCCGGGTCGCGGTCAGGACGCCTCGATGGCCTTCTTGATGCGCTCGCCGAACGCGGGCGCGTCCTTGCGGGCCGCGCCGAGCGCGAATCCCACCAGCAGTTTGCCGACGCCGTGCCCTTCAAGGACGTTGAACAGCCGCACCCGCGTCCGCCCGTCCCCGACCGCCTCCAGGTCGTAACCGCCCTCGCGGGACGTCACGACGTTCTTCGACGTCTCCGTCCAGCGGATTCTGGTCGGCGAGTCCAACTCGGCGATCCGCAGCTCGCGTCGGGTCTTCATCCCGGCGTCCTTCACCGTGCTGCGGAACACCGTGCCGACCGCCGTGGGCCCCGCCGGCTGCTTGGTGATCTCCTGCACCCGGGGGCTGAACTCCGGATCGTGCGTGCCCTCCGCCAGATACGCGAAGACCTCCGCGATCGGCCGGTCGATCTCGGTCACGGCTTCGAACTGTCCACTCACGACGGTTCACTCCTTGATTCGTCACTCGGCGATCAGGACGGGCAGAG
Above is a window of Streptomyces sp. NBC_01498 DNA encoding:
- a CDS encoding SRPBCC family protein translates to MSGQFEAVTEIDRPIAEVFAYLAEGTHDPEFSPRVQEITKQPAGPTAVGTVFRSTVKDAGMKTRRELRIAELDSPTRIRWTETSKNVVTSREGGYDLEAVGDGRTRVRLFNVLEGHGVGKLLVGFALGAARKDAPAFGERIKKAIEAS